The Desulfofundulus salinus genome includes the window CTCTGCGTTCCGGATAGGTGCCGCCGAGCAGGTGGAGTTATAGGCGCAAATGCAAAAATGCTCGTAGCCGTAAACCTGTACCGGCTTACCTTCCACTAGGCTCAGGCCAATTGCGTTGGTCCCCATCACGTCTTCAGACCACCTGGCTCCCTCAACAAAATTGGCCTTCCTGGTAAATTCAATGCCTTCCTCATCTCCCACCACCACCAGCAGGGTACCCTCCCGATCGGCCAGAGCCACCACAAAGCCGCTTCCCTTCACAACTTCAAAGAGGTTTTTGATAATGGGCAGGGCTACCTCCACCAGTTCCCTGTTCTCTTCAATTTTCAGGGCCAGCTTCTCCGGGGGCAGTACCTGCCGGTTCATTTTTAAAAAAGGGCTGACCCCGTATTCCATGCTTCTGGCCCAGGAAGCCCGGATCTTTTCACGCACCTTCCACTCCTGATCATGAGATAATCTCATCTGTTTCCACAGGGATAACATATGTTCTGAAGATTTGGTCATTTTAGAATTCACACTCCTTACCTAGCGCTTGGGGCGCTAAGAAATGCCCTGGATTTTTAAAGACTTTGTTCTGTTTTATTTTAACACACGGATGACTTTGTTTCAGCAGCCGGCAGATAATTCTTTTTATGCCTGCACATCATGAGACAGGTTGAAACAACCTGTGCCAGAGTGTCTTATTATGGGACATGTGGCTTTTAACAATAGATATGCTTGCCTAAAAGTTAAACGTTCGATCCCCGTTTTTCTTAAAGATTTATCGATTTTAAAGATTTAAAAAATTTGTCCCTTAAGGAACGATTATTGCGTGTTTAAATTATCAGCGCCTAAGGGCAAAGGGGGTGAGATACAGAGAATGGTCTTCGAGCAGATTCAGGTGGGCGACCGGGCCAGTTTCAGCAAGACCGTCACCGAAAGCGATATTACACTTTTTGCAGGAATAACCGGGGATTTAAATCCGTTGCATGTGGACGCGGAATTTGCGCGGCAGACTGTTTTCGGGGGGCGAATTGCTCACGGGATGTTGACCGGCGGTTTAATCTCGGCAGTTCTGGGTACCAGACTGCCGGGACCCGGAACAATTTACCTGTCTCAATCGTTGCAGTTCCTTCGCCCGGTATATCCTGGCGATACCATAACAGCCGAAGTGGAAGTCATTGAGAAAGTTCCCCGCAAAAACAGATTGCGTTTGCGCACCACCTGTCATAACCAGAAAGGGGAGCAAGTACTGGACGGCGAGGCCGTGGTCATGCTGAAAGAAGAGGTGGACTGATGAGTTATACAGTGGTGAAATACCAGAAAGAAGAGGGCGTGGCGCTGGTAACGTTGAACCGCCCGGAGAGTCTGAATGCCCTTAACAGCGCTGTGTTCATGGAACTGGGAGCGGTTTTTGACGAGATAGCACAGGATCCGGAAGTGCATGCGGTTGTGCTCACCGGCAGTGGTGACAGGGCTTTTGCGGCTGGTGCTGACGTAAGCGAGTTGAAAAATCTTTCCCCCTTGGAGGCCAGGGAGTTTGCCCTGATGGCTTACCGCACCCAGGAGAAAATATGTAACCTGTCCAAGCCAACCATAGCTGCCCTCAATGGCTATACCCTGGGCGGGGGTTGTGAGCTGGCCATGTGCTGTGACCTGCGGATTGCCGCTGAAACGGCCAGACTTGGTCAACCGGAAATTAATCTGGGGATTATACCGGGTGGCGGCGGTACCCAGAGGTTGGCCCGCTTGGTGGGATTGAGCCGGGCAAAGGAACTGATCTTTACCGGCAAGATTATCACGGCGCAGCAGGCGCTTGAGTGGGGGTTGGTCAACCAGGTGGTGCCCGCCGGTCAGTTACTGGAAGAGGCTTTCAAACTGGCCCGGGATCTGGCCGGCAAATCCGCTCCAGCCCTGGCCTTGGTCAAGTCAGCTCTTGACAGGGGTATAAATATGGATCTTAGCAGCGCCTTGCATTACGAGATAGATTGTTTTGCCTGCTGCTTTGCTACCGAAGACCACCGGGAAGGAATTGCTGCGTTCCTGGAAAAGCGCAGGCCAGCTTACAAAGGAAGGTAGCTTTCGAACAATCAGCAAGTAAATTTATCTGTCAAAGTGAAAGAGTAAAACCAGCAGGAAGGAGTTTATCAACCCATGGATATTAAAACGGATATTAAAAAAGTTTCGGTAATCGGCGCCGGAACTATGGGCTCCGGCATCGCCCAGGTTTGTGCTGCCGCAGGTTACCAGGTGAGTCTGTACGACAGCTCTCCCCAATCCCTGGAAAAAGCTTTGGCCACCATTAAAAAAAGCCTTTCCAGGTTTGTGGAAAAAAATAAGATTTCCAGCGACGAGATGGCAAGCACACTGGCCAGAATCCAGATTGCAGACAGCCTGGCAGGCGCTGCCGCCGGGGCGGATCTAGTAATTGAGGCTGTATTCGAAGATCTGGCGGTGAAAAAAGAAATCTTTGCCCAGCTCGATACGGTTGCGCCGGAACATGCCCTGCTGGCCTCCAATACTTCTTCCCTGCCCATAACAGCCATTGCCGCCGCCACAAAGAGGCCGGAAAAGGTCATCGGCCTGCATTTTATGAACCCCGTACCGTTGATGAAAGGGGTGGAGGTCATCCGTGCCCGGCTCAGTTCGGATGAAGCGGTGGCAACCGGAATCGAATTTGTGAAAAGCCTTGGAAAAATTCCCGCCGAAGCGGTGGATTATGCCGGTTTTATTGTAAGCCGGGTGCTGGACGTCATGCTCAACGAGGCAGTGTTCTGCGTCATGGACGGCAACAAGCCTGAGGAAATTGACCGAGCTATGAAAGTATGCGCGAACTTCCCAATGGGTCCCCTCGAATTGATTGACTTGGCCGGGGCAGACATTTTGTTACATGTTATGGAATGCCTGCAGAAAGAATTCGGTGACAAGTACCGCCCGGCTCCCCTGCTGGCTCAGATGGTCAGGGCTGGGCATTTAGGCCGTAAAACTGGGCGGGGATTTTATGAATACAAGTAATGAACGAAAGGTTGGTTGAAATGATGAAGGTCCAGGAGTTGTTCAATCTTGAAGGAAAGGTGGCTGTAGTTACCGGCGGTTCCAGCGGACTGGGGGAGCAGGCGTCCGTCGCACTGGCGGAGGCCGGAGCCTCTGTGGGGGTGGTTGCCCGGAAAGTGGAAAGGTGCGAGAGTACGGCGGAACGTCTCCGCTCCGTTGGAGTCAAAGCAATCGCGGTAAAGTGCGACGTAAGTAAGCCGGCCGATATCGACGCCATGGTGGAATCCGTGCTAAAAGAATTCGGCCGCATAGACATTCTGGTTAACAGTGCCGGCGTTACCTGGGGTGCTCCAGCCGAAGACTATCCCCTGGAGAGATGGCAGCAGATTCTTAATGTTAATGTTACCGGCACGTTTCTCTGTTGCCAGAAAGTCAGCAGAGTAATGATTGGGCAGCGGTACGGCAAGATCATCAACCTGGCCTCCATCGCGTCTTTCAGGGGGGCCGAACCGGAGGTCATGGACGCCGTAGGATATCAGACCAGTAAGGGTGCAGTGGCGATCATGACCCGCGACTTGGCTGCCAAATGGGCCCGGTACGGTATTAACGTTAACGCCATAGCTCCCGGCTGGTTTCGCACCCATATGACCAGGTCATTTCTGGAAATAAAAGGAGAAATGGTGTTAAAGCATATCCCTCTCCGGCGGTTTGGCGGAGAGGAAGATTTAAAAGGGGCTGTAGTGTTCTTAGCTTCAGAGGCGTCCAGATACGTCACGGGACATGTTTTATGTGTAGACGGTGGGTATCTCTGTATATAAGGGGAGAGGAGTGAAATATTTTGAGCGATAATTTGAACGATATTGTTGTGGTTAGTGCCGTGAGGACTCCCTTCGGCCGATTTGGAGGTTCTTTAAAGGATATAGACTGTTATGACTTGGGCGCCGTGGTAATGAAGGAAGTCCTGGCCCGCGTGGATCTCGACGCTGCCTTGGTGGATGAAGTTTTTTGGGGTGTGGGGGATACAACCTGCTGCAAAGATCCTTATACGCCGGTAGTTGCCCGTCAGTCCTTGCTTAAGGCGGGCCTACCGCCGGAAACGCCGTCCTGCTCCCTGGACAAGGCTTGCGTCTCTGCTATGTCTGCGGCAAACTACGGCTGCCGGACCATTCGGGCAGGTGAAGGTGAAATCATTATGGCTGGAGGGGTTACCAGCTTCAGCACCGTACCCTTCTTGTTACGCGGGCAGCGTTTTCAGGGTAAGAAATTGGGCCACCTTACTCTGGAGGACCCGCTATTTGAACTGGGATATAAGGATTACGCTCCGGTGGCTAAAGATGCCGGGGAGGTAGCTCTTAAACACGGTATCGGGCGGGAAGAGCAGGATGCCTGGGCTGTCAGAAGTCACCAGCGTTATGGTGAGGCGCATGCGG containing:
- a CDS encoding MaoC family dehydratase, with amino-acid sequence MQRMVFEQIQVGDRASFSKTVTESDITLFAGITGDLNPLHVDAEFARQTVFGGRIAHGMLTGGLISAVLGTRLPGPGTIYLSQSLQFLRPVYPGDTITAEVEVIEKVPRKNRLRLRTTCHNQKGEQVLDGEAVVMLKEEVD
- a CDS encoding enoyl-CoA hydratase/isomerase family protein, with translation MSYTVVKYQKEEGVALVTLNRPESLNALNSAVFMELGAVFDEIAQDPEVHAVVLTGSGDRAFAAGADVSELKNLSPLEAREFALMAYRTQEKICNLSKPTIAALNGYTLGGGCELAMCCDLRIAAETARLGQPEINLGIIPGGGGTQRLARLVGLSRAKELIFTGKIITAQQALEWGLVNQVVPAGQLLEEAFKLARDLAGKSAPALALVKSALDRGINMDLSSALHYEIDCFACCFATEDHREGIAAFLEKRRPAYKGR
- a CDS encoding 3-hydroxyacyl-CoA dehydrogenase family protein, yielding MDIKTDIKKVSVIGAGTMGSGIAQVCAAAGYQVSLYDSSPQSLEKALATIKKSLSRFVEKNKISSDEMASTLARIQIADSLAGAAAGADLVIEAVFEDLAVKKEIFAQLDTVAPEHALLASNTSSLPITAIAAATKRPEKVIGLHFMNPVPLMKGVEVIRARLSSDEAVATGIEFVKSLGKIPAEAVDYAGFIVSRVLDVMLNEAVFCVMDGNKPEEIDRAMKVCANFPMGPLELIDLAGADILLHVMECLQKEFGDKYRPAPLLAQMVRAGHLGRKTGRGFYEYK
- a CDS encoding SDR family oxidoreductase, translating into MMKVQELFNLEGKVAVVTGGSSGLGEQASVALAEAGASVGVVARKVERCESTAERLRSVGVKAIAVKCDVSKPADIDAMVESVLKEFGRIDILVNSAGVTWGAPAEDYPLERWQQILNVNVTGTFLCCQKVSRVMIGQRYGKIINLASIASFRGAEPEVMDAVGYQTSKGAVAIMTRDLAAKWARYGINVNAIAPGWFRTHMTRSFLEIKGEMVLKHIPLRRFGGEEDLKGAVVFLASEASRYVTGHVLCVDGGYLCI